The DNA sequence CACCTCTCGCTCACCTTGGGGGCGGCCTTCGTGTTGGCCACGGTCCTCACCGCCTGGACTCCAGCCAGCTTGAACCCCAGCGACCTCGTCGGCCAACTGGTCCTTGGGCTCGAGCAAGGCCCGGCGGAAGCCCCCGCCTCCGTCATCAACTTGCCAGACCTGTTCGGTCCTCAGGCCAGCGTGGTGGGGGTGGTTGCCGGCCACTCCGGCGTCCATCCTGACTCCGGGCTGGAAGATCCGGGCGCGGTCTGTCCCGATGGCTTGACCGAGGCCGAAGTCAACCGTGAGATCGCCAAGCTGGTCGTGCGCGGGCTCGAGGCGGCGGGGATCCCGGCCGACCTGCTCGAGGAGTGGGACGACAGCCTGGGCGGCTATCGGGCCGCGGCACTGGTCTCGATCCATGCCGACGCTTGCGTGTGGATCAACGAACAGGCGACGGGCTACAAGGTGGCGGCAGCGCCGGATTCGCCCACACCCGAGCGAGCCTCCCGGCTGGTGGCCTGTCTTGAGGACCGGTACGGGCGGGCGACTGGCTTGGCCTTCCACCCTGGCAGCATCACCCGCGACATGACGGAATACCATTCCTTCTATGAGATCCACGGCCAGACCCCGGCTGCGATCATCGAGACCGGGTTCCTGTACCTCGACCGTGAGTTTCTGACCTCCCACCCGGAACAGGCCGCCGACGGCATCGTCGACGGCATCCTTTGCTACCTAAACAACGAGCCGATCGACCTGGACCCGGCACAACCTCAGCCATGACCCAACCCCAGGCAAGGCGGCCGGGTTTTGCCGAGGCGCTGGAGGCGGCCCGCCAGGCCTTGGAGCGCGGAGACAAGGGTACGGCCCGCCGCATGGCCCGCCAGGCAGCCGCCCTGGACCCGCATGCCGAGGCGCCATGGCTGTTCTTGGCGGCGGCCTCCGAACCCCGGCCAGGCCTGGCCTACGCCGCCCGGGCACTGGAGATCAACCCCAAGAGCCGACCGGCGCGCAAGGCGATTCGCTGGCTGGTGCGCCGCCTGCCTCGGACAGAGCAGAAGGCTGCCCTGCAAGAGGCCCGGATTCCTCCAGACATCGGGTTGCGGATCCTCCCCATCGAAGCCCTCTC is a window from the Anaerolineales bacterium genome containing:
- a CDS encoding N-acetylmuramoyl-L-alanine amidase, whose protein sequence is HLSLTLGAAFVLATVLTAWTPASLNPSDLVGQLVLGLEQGPAEAPASVINLPDLFGPQASVVGVVAGHSGVHPDSGLEDPGAVCPDGLTEAEVNREIAKLVVRGLEAAGIPADLLEEWDDSLGGYRAAALVSIHADACVWINEQATGYKVAAAPDSPTPERASRLVACLEDRYGRATGLAFHPGSITRDMTEYHSFYEIHGQTPAAIIETGFLYLDREFLTSHPEQAADGIVDGILCYLNNEPIDLDPAQPQP